The segment TTTTAAATCCAATTAAAGAAATAGGAGAAGTTGTTCATTCGTTTCATAAAACATTTATTGTAGATGCAATGAGTAGCTTTGGTGGTGTGCCAATGAATATAGCAGACCTGCACATTGATTTTTGTATTAGCAGTGCAAATAAATGTATTCAAGGTGTACCGGGCTTTGGCTTTGTCATTGCTAAAATAGAGGCATTACAGCAATGTAAAGGTCACGCTCGTAGTGTTGCATTGGATTTATATAGCCAATGGGAAGTAATGCAAAAGGATGGTAAATGGCGTTTTACCTCACCTACACATGTTGTAGTGGCTTTTGCTAAAGCAATGGAGGAACTTCGTGAAGAAGGTGGAATTGAAGCACGCTTTAAGCGATATGCGCATAATAATGCGTTGCTACGTTCTCGCTTGGCGGCGCTTGGATTTACACCATATATTTCAGAAGCGTTACAATCACCTATTATTACAACCTTCTTATTCCCAGATAAGACGTTCTCCTTCGAGCATTTTTATCAGGAAATGAAAAAGGCAGGCTTTGTCATCTATCCAGGTAAGCTAACGGATGTGGATACATTCCGAATTGGTAATATTGGCGATGTGCATGAGGAAGATATGCTTGCATTATGTGAGGTCGTTGAAAACTATATGGCGGTGAAAAAATAATGAAGATTGATACAGTGATTTTTGATTGGGCTGGTACAACAGTAGACTTTGGCTGCTTTGCTCCTGTAAATGTTTTTCTAACGGTTTTTGAAGCTGCTGGTGTAACGGTAACGCTTGAAGAGGCTCGTCAACCAATGGGCATGTTAAAAATTGATCATATTCGTACAATGCTAGAAATACCAAGAATCAGTGAGGAATGGCAACGAGTGCATGGTCGCTCCTTTACAGAAGACGATGTACAAGCATTATACAAGCAATTTGAGTCAAAGCTAATGGAATCTTTAGCAACCTACACAGACCCGATTCCATATGTAATAGAAACTGTACAGCAATTGCGAGAAGCGGGTATTCGTATCGGCTCCACAACAGGCTATACAGATTCTATGATGGAAGTCGTTACAAAACATGCAGCTGCTAAAGGCTATCAACCTGATTTTCTTGTGACACCAACGCAGGTGGGTGATAAAGGACGACCATATCCATATATGATATTTAAAAATATGGAGGCATTAGGCTCAGCAACAACAAAGCAAGTTGTCAAAGTTGGTGATACAACCTCAGATATAAAGGAAGCCTTACATGCAGGTGTTTGGGCAGTAGGTGTGATTGTTGGCAGCTCTGAGATGGGTCTTTCTCAAGGGGAGTTTTATGCGTTAAGTGCTGGGGAGCAACAGCAAATTATTGAAAAAACAAAACGTATATTTGAGGAAGCGGGCGCTCATTATACAATTGAAACAATGCAGGAACTACCAACGTTGATGGATAGAATGGCTGGATTGACGGATAGAGCATTTGAATAGACGGATAGCTTGCATAAAATGATGGATAGATCACAAAAAAACTTGGCAGTTGCCAAGTTTTTTGTTTAGTCACGCTCATAAGGGATGGAATTTGGGATTTCTACAAATGGATTTTTTTCATTAATACGATCATAAAACATAATGCCATTCAAATGATCTAACTCATGCTGAAAGGCGATAGCAGGCAATCCTTTTAGACGCATCTTCTTCTCTTCACCGTCGATTGTTTTAAATTTTACTGTAATGCGAGCATGACGTGGCACATACCCAGGGACATTGCGATCAACAGAAAGACAGCCCTCCCCTGCTGTTAAGTATGTGCTTTCAACTGAATGGCTTACAATTTTAGGATTGATCGCAACAAAGCTTAATTGCTCACCATTTTCATCTTGTAAATGAAGTGCAAACATACGATGTAAACTATTTACTTGATTAGCTGCTAATCCTATACCATTGCGCAAATTATATTTCTCTGCCATTTCAGGGTCTTGGCTATTGATTAGATATTGAAGCATATCCTTTGCAAGCTGTTTTATTTCATCTGTTAGTGGGAATTTAACCTCTTCCGTTTTCATGCGTAAAGTCGGATGACCTTCGCGAACAATATCATCCATTAAAATCATAATAGTAATCTTCCTTTCAACTTTGTAGTGCCTTATCTATAAGTATACATCACGTTTAAAAACAATCACACGAAAAAAGAACTTATTTGAATATACTTAAAAAATTTTTCTAATGCTATTAGATTTTTCAGAATGGGGTATTCTACTAGTGGAAAAGCTGTTGGCAAACGTAAGAATTATAAGGTTTGGATAAAGTGTTATAATACAGATTTAGAATACAAGTAATACAGTGTGGGACAGTGGTGTTGAAGTGTTATTTTAGAGAAAATCTTTGTTTATAGGGGTAATATATGATTGACCGACGGTATTTTATTCAGTATACTGGGTGTCAAGAATAAGTTGTACTAGTTAAAAAGGTGATTTATTTTAATACAGCTGAAAGGGAGATGTGACAAATGAGCAAGAAAAACAATAATATTTTTGATGCTAAACAAACGCTAACTGAAATCGAAGATAAGTTTGAAATGTTTCAAATTTTGAACGAAGAAGGCGAAATTATAAATAAAGAGGCAGACCCAAAATTATCAGATGAGGAGCTAGTTGAATTAATGACGCGTATGGTTTATACACGTATTTTAGATCAACGCTCAATCTCACTAAACCGTCAAGGCCGTTTAGGCTTCTATGCTCCTACAGCAGGTCAAGAAGCTTCTCAGCTTGCTTCGCATTTTGCATTAGAGCAAGAAGATTGGATTTTACCGGGATATCGTGATGTGCCACAAATCGTATGGCACGGCTTACCATTAGAAAAGGCATTTTTATTCTCACGTGGTCATTTTATTGGCAACCAAATTCCTGAAGGTGTAAATGTTTTACCGCCTCAAATTATTATTGGTGCTCAATATATTCAAGCAGCAGGTGTTGCATTAGGTATTCAAAAGCGTGGTAAAAAAGCGGTAGCTGTAACATATACAGGTGACGGTGGTTCATCACAAGGTGACTTCTATGAAGGCATTAACTTTGCGGGTGCATTTAAGTCACCAGCAATCTTCATCGTACAAAATAACCAATATGCAATTTCAACACCGCGTGAATTACAAACAGCGGCTAAAACAATTGCACAAAAAGGTGTAGCAGCAGGCTTACCAAGTATTTTAGTAGATGGAATGGATGCGCTTGCAGTATATGTAGCAACACGTGATGCACGTGAACGCGCAGTCAATGGTGAAGGTCCAACATTAATTGAAACTTTATGCTACCGTTATGGTCCTCATACAATGGCTGGAGATGACCCAACACGTTACCGTACAGCTGATACGGATAATGAATGGGCACAAAAAGACCCTCTTGTACGCTTCCGTAAATACCTAGAGGCAAAAGGCTTATGGGATGAGAAAAAAGAAGAAGTAGTAATCGAGCGTGCAAAAGAAGAAATTAAAGAAGCCATTAAAAAGGCAGATGCTGCACCAAAACAAAAAGTAACAGAGTTAATGGAAAATATGTATAAAGGCGAAATGCCATCTAATTTAAAAGAACAGTATGAAATCTATAAAGAGAAGGAGTCGAAATAACCTATGGCACAAATGACGATGATTCAAGCAATTACAGATGCACTTCGCACAGAATTAAAGAATGATGAAAACGTTCTTGTATTCGGAGAAGATGTAGGTGTCAACGGTGGGGTATTCCGCGCGACAGAAGGCCTACAAAAAGAATTTGGGGTTGACCGCGTATTTGATACACCATTAGCAGAATCAGGTATCGGTGGCTTAGCGATTGGTCTTTCTCTTCAAGGATTCCGCCCAGTTCCTGAAATTCAATTTTTCGGCTTTGTGTATGAAGTAATGGATTCAATTAATGGTCAGTTGGCACGTATGAGCTACCGCAGCGGTGGTGTATACAATGCGCCAGTAACAATTCGCTCACCATTTGGTGGTGGTGTGCATACACCTGAAATGCACTCAGATAGCTTAGAAAGCTTAATGACAGCACAGCCAGGCTTAACAGTTGTTGTTCCATCAACACCATATGATGCGAAAGGTTTACTAATTTCATCTATTCGCAACGATAATCCAGTTATTTTCTTAGAGCATTTAAAACTATATCGTTCATTCCGTGAAGAAGTACCTGAGGAAGCATATGAGATTCCGCTAGGAAAAGCAGATGTTAAACGTGAAGGTAAGGATTTAACGATTGTTGCTTATGGCTTAATGGTTCATGAAAGCTTAAAGGCTGCAGAAGAACTTGAAAAAGAAGGACATTCTGTAGAGGTTATTGACTTACGCACAATTCAACCAATCGATGTGGAAACAATTATTGCCTCTGTTGAAAAAACAGGTCGCGCAATCGTTGTACAAGAAGCGCAAAAACAAGCAGGTATCGCTGCAAATGTAGTAGCAGAAATTACTGAACGTGCTATTTTAAGCTTAGAAGCACCTGTACTTCGTGTGGCTGCACCAGATACTGTGTACCCATTCCCACAAGCTGAAGGTGTTTGGTTACCAAACTACAAAGATGTAATGGAAACAGCAAAAAAAGTTTTAACATTCTAAAATAAAGCTTCTAAACTTGAACAACAGTAACTAGAAAGGATGGGTACACATGGCATTTGAATTCAGATTACCAGATATTGGCGAGGGTATTCATGAAGGCGAAATCGTAAAATGGTTCGTTAAAGCTGGAGATACAGTAAAAGAAGACGATATTCTTTGTGAAGTACAAAATGATAAAGCAGTAGTAGAAATTCCTTCCCCAGTTGAAGGAACAGTAGAGGAAGTTTTAGTAGGAGAAGGAACAGTTGCCGTTGTTGGCGATGTTTTAATCCGCTTGGATGCACCGGGCTATGAAGATTTAAAGTTAAAGGGTGATGACCATGCAGCAGCAAAAACAGAAGCACAAGTGCAAGCAACTGCTGAATCTGGTCAAAATGTAGAAAAAGCTCCTGCAAAAGAGGAAGAGGCTCTAGAGAAAGCTGCACCAGCATCAGAAAAGGTAGAAACAGTTGTTGATGAAACAAAACGTGTAATTGCTATGCCTTCTGTGCGTAAATTTGCTCGTGATAATGATGTAAACATTCGTGAAGTACAAGGCACAGGCAAAAATGGTCGCATTTTAAAAGAGGATATTGAAAACTTCCTAAAAGGTGGCGGCACTGTAGAGGCTGAAGCCGCAGCTGTAGAGGCTGATGAGGTAGCTGTTCAACAACATACAGCAGCACCAGTTGTTCTGGAAGGAGAATTCCCAGAAACACGTGAAAAAATGTCTGGTATTCGCAAAGCCATTGCCAAAGCGATGGTACACTCGAAACAAACAGCTCCACATGTTACACTAATGGATGAAGTCGATGTAACAGCTCTTGTAGCACATCGTAAAAAATTCAAAGATATCGCTGCTGAAAAAGGTGTGAAATTAACATATTTACCATATGTCGTTAAAGCACTTATTTCAACTTTACGCGAGTTCCCAGAATTTAACCGCTCATTAGATGATGCAACACAAGAAATTATTCAAAAGCATTACTACAATATTGGTATTGCAGCGGATACTGAAAAGGGCTTACTTGTACCAGTGATTAAGCATGCAGATCGTAAATCTGTATTTGCTGTATCAAATGAAATTAATGAATTAGCAACAAAAGCTCGTGAAGGCAAGCTTGCACCGCATGAAATGAAAGGTGCTTCTATGTCGATTACAAATATCGGCTCTGCGGGAGGACAATGGTTTACACCAGTTATTAACCATCCTGAAGTAGCAATTCTAGGAATTGGTCGAATTTCAGAAAAACCTGTAATAAAAAATGGTGAAATTGTAGCCGCACCTGTGTTAGCATTATCATTGAGCTTTGACCATCGTATGATCGATGGAGCCACTGCGCAAAATGCTTTAAATCACTTAAAGCGTTTGTTAAGTGAGCCAGAATTATTATTAATGGAGGCGTAACAAAAATGGTAGTAGGAGATTTCCCAATCGAAACAGATACTCTTGTCATTGGTTCAGGTCCTGGAGGATATGTAGCCGCAATTCGCGCAGCTCAAACTGGCCAAAAAGTAACAATCGTTGAAAAAAATGTACTTGGTGGTGTGTGCTTAAACGTAGGCTGTATCCCATCAAAAGCATTAATTTCAGTAGGTCACCGTTTTGAGCAAGCTAAACATTCAGACGACATGGGAATCATCGCTTCTGATGTGAAATTAGACTTCTCAAAAGCACAAGCATTTAAAGACAGCGTTGTTAAAAAATTAACTGGCGGTGTTGAAGGCTTACTTAAAGGTAATAAAGTTGAAATTGTACAAGGTGAAGCTTATTTCGTTGACGCTCATTCAGTACGCATTATCAATGGTGAATCTGCTCAAACTTACACATTTAACAATGTTATTATCGCAACAGGCTCTCGCCCAGTTGAAATTCCAACATTCAAATTCTCTGAGCGTGTAATTAATTCTACTGGTGCACTTTCTTTACAAGAAGTACCTGGTAAATTAGTTGTGATTGGTGGCGGCTATATTGGTACAGAGTTAGGTTCAGCTTATGCAAATCTTGGCTCACAAGTAACAATTATCGAAGGTGGTAAAGATATTTTAGCTGGCTTCGAAAAACAAATGACACAAATCGTTAAAAAAGGCCTTAAAAAGAAAGGCGTTGAAATTGAAGTTAACGCATCTGCAAAAGGTGTTGAAGAAACTGAAAACGGCGTAGTAGTAACATATGAAGTTGGCGGAGAAGAGAAAAAAGTTGAAGCTGACTATGTATTAGTAACTGTGGGTCGCCGTCCAAATACAGATGAAATGGGCCTTGCTGAAATCGGAGTTGAATTCGGTGAACGCGGTCTAATTAATGTTGACAAACAATGTCGTACAAATATTCCAAATATCTATGCAATCGGTGATATCGTTGCTGGTCCTCAGCTTGCACATAAAGCATCTTACGAAGGTAAAGTTGCTGCTGAAGCAATCGCTGGTGAAAAATCAGTTGTTGACTATCTTGCTGTACCTGCTGTATGCTTCACAGATCCTGAAATGGCAACAGTTGGTTACAATGAAGAGCAAGCAAAAGCAGAAGGTATTGAATATACAGCAGCGAAATTCCCATTCGCAGCAAATGGTCGTGCCCTTGCACTAAACCAAACAGAAGGTTTTGTGAAGCTAGTGGCTCGTAAAGAAGATGGCTTATTAATTGGTGCGCAAATCATTGGTGCTGGTGCATCTGATATGATCGCTGAAATGGGCTTAGCAATTGAAGCTGGTATGACGGCTGAAGATATTGCACTAACAATCCATGCTCACCCAACATTAGGGGAAATTACAATGGAGGCTGCTGAAGTATTACTTGGCAACCCAATCCATATTGTAGCAAAACGATAATAGAAAAAGTAAAACGGCTATAAAGCAAATGCTTTATAGTCGTTTTTTTGTATATTATCAATAATTTTGATAAAGTGATTATATTGAATGAATATTCGAAATTATTTGGGGTGATCATAATGGAATTAGGTTTAAAGGGGAAAGTAGCCATTATTACAGGCTCAAGTAAAGGAATTGGCTATTATACCGCAATGCAGCTTGTCAAAGAGGGCGCGAGAGTGGTGCTATGTGCGCGTGGTGAAAAACAGCTTCAAGTGGCGGCAGGCTGTATAAAAAACGAAACAGGTGAAGAGGTTCTAATCATTCCAACGGATATTACAAAGGAAAAGGATTGTAAAGAGCTAATTGAGCGTACAATCGCACACTATGGACAGATTGATATTCTTATTAATAATGCAGGTACAGCTTCAGCTAATCCTTTTGAAGCTGTTAGCAGTGAGCTATGGCAAGCAGACTTGGATTTAAAAGTATTTGGCGCTATTCATTGCTCAAAATACGCTGCGCCATATATGCGAAAGGCTGGCGGTGGTGCAATTGTTAATGTGACAGCAGTTATGGCGAAAACGCCTCCTGCAAGCTCGCTTCCAACAACGGTAAGCCGTGCTGCAGGACTTGCATTAACAAAGGCAATGAGCAAGGATTTAGGAAAGGATAATATTCGTGTGAATTCCGTTTGTATTGGGCTTATTCGCAGTGATCAAATCGAAAAGAAATGGAAGAGGGAAGAGCCGAATTTATCATGGGAGGACTATTCGCGAAAGGTTGGACAAGCGATTCCACTCGGTCGTGTAGGAGATACACAGGAAGCTGCAAATGTGATTACATTTTTAGTATCAGATGCAGCTAGCTATGTAACAGGTACTGCTGTAAATATTGATGGTGGCTCTGCACACGCATTATAGCAAAAGTAAAAATCCACTATCACTAAAAGAAAGTGTAGTGGATTTTATCTATTTTTATCCTTCTTCGTTAATAAGGACATTTTTGCCACGCATTTTCATGATTAGTGGTATAAGTAACCAAGAAATAGCAACGATTAAAAATATTAATGATAAAGGCTTTGTGACAAAAATTGAAAAATCTCCATTCGAAATTGTTAATGCACGACGCATATTATTTTCAATCATCGGACCTAGTACAAGTGCAAGCACTAATGGTGCTACTGGATAATCGTTTTTAGCAAATAGATAGCCAAGCACCCCACAAGCTAGTAATAAAAATAAATCAAAAGTAGCGAATTGTACTGCATAAACACCAAAAATTGAAATCGCAATAATAATTGGCAATAAATATTTTTTTGGTGTTTCAATGATTTTTGCAAAAATGCGGACTAGTGGCATGTTTAATGCTAGTAACATTAAGTTTCCAAGAAACATACTGGCAATTAATCCCCAAGCAACCTGAGGATGCTCATCAAATAATAATGGACCCGGCTGAATATTATACATAATAAGTGCACCCATTAAAATAGCAGTAGTACCTGAACCGGGAATACCTAGTGTTAGTAATGGAATCATTGCACCACCTGATGCAGCATTATTCGCTGATTCAGGTCCAGCTACACCTGCAATATGGCCTTTTCCAAATTGCTCAGGTGTTTTACTGAATTTTTTTTCAGTGATATAAGAAAAGAATGAGGCAAGTGTTGCACCAGCACCAGGTAATACGCCAATGAAAAAGCCTAGCAGTGAGCCACGGGCAATGGGAACAGCGCTATCCTTTAAATCTTGCTTTGTAGGTAGTACACGATTAATTTTTGCTATTTGACCATCTTCTTCATCTTTTTCAAGAATCGTTTTGAATACTTCACCTAATGCAAATAAACCAACAGCAATTGTTAAAAATTCAATACCAGAGAACAGCATTGGCTGACCAAATGTAAAGCGTTCGATACCAGATACGGCATCAATCCCTACTGTACCGAGCATAAGCCCTAGAACAGTCATAATTAAAGCCTTTGTAATAGAACGTCCTGCAAGTCCACTTACTGCTGCAAGCCCTAGTAACATTAATGAAAAATATTCAGCTGGTCCAAATTTAAGTGCTAATTTTGATAATGGATTCGCTAATAAGATTAGACCTAGTAATGCTACAACACCAGCACAAAATGAACCGATGGCTGCAATAGAAAGAGCACTTCCAGCACGACCTTGCTTAGCCATTTGATAGCCATCCAATGTTGTGACAACTGATGAGGATTCACCAGGTGTATTTAATAAAATGGAGGTTGTTGAACCACCATACATAGCTCCATAGTATACGCCTGCAAGTAAAATAATAGAGCTTGTAGCAGCAGCCTCCGTTGGTAGCCCAGCTGTAATGGTTGCTGTAACAGGAATTAGTAAAGCAACACCACTCATAGGTCCTATGCCTGGAAGTACACCAACCGCTGTTCCGATTATAACGCCGACAAGAGCGAATAGAAGATTTTGCCATTGAAAG is part of the Lysinibacillus sp. FSL K6-0232 genome and harbors:
- a CDS encoding tripartite tricarboxylate transporter permease — its product is MSTLQFLADGFAVAFQWQNLLFALVGVIIGTAVGVLPGIGPMSGVALLIPVTATITAGLPTEAAATSSIILLAGVYYGAMYGGSTTSILLNTPGESSSVVTTLDGYQMAKQGRAGSALSIAAIGSFCAGVVALLGLILLANPLSKLALKFGPAEYFSLMLLGLAAVSGLAGRSITKALIMTVLGLMLGTVGIDAVSGIERFTFGQPMLFSGIEFLTIAVGLFALGEVFKTILEKDEEDGQIAKINRVLPTKQDLKDSAVPIARGSLLGFFIGVLPGAGATLASFFSYITEKKFSKTPEQFGKGHIAGVAGPESANNAASGGAMIPLLTLGIPGSGTTAILMGALIMYNIQPGPLLFDEHPQVAWGLIASMFLGNLMLLALNMPLVRIFAKIIETPKKYLLPIIIAISIFGVYAVQFATFDLFLLLACGVLGYLFAKNDYPVAPLVLALVLGPMIENNMRRALTISNGDFSIFVTKPLSLIFLIVAISWLLIPLIMKMRGKNVLINEEG
- the lpdA gene encoding dihydrolipoyl dehydrogenase is translated as MVVGDFPIETDTLVIGSGPGGYVAAIRAAQTGQKVTIVEKNVLGGVCLNVGCIPSKALISVGHRFEQAKHSDDMGIIASDVKLDFSKAQAFKDSVVKKLTGGVEGLLKGNKVEIVQGEAYFVDAHSVRIINGESAQTYTFNNVIIATGSRPVEIPTFKFSERVINSTGALSLQEVPGKLVVIGGGYIGTELGSAYANLGSQVTIIEGGKDILAGFEKQMTQIVKKGLKKKGVEIEVNASAKGVEETENGVVVTYEVGGEEKKVEADYVLVTVGRRPNTDEMGLAEIGVEFGERGLINVDKQCRTNIPNIYAIGDIVAGPQLAHKASYEGKVAAEAIAGEKSVVDYLAVPAVCFTDPEMATVGYNEEQAKAEGIEYTAAKFPFAANGRALALNQTEGFVKLVARKEDGLLIGAQIIGAGASDMIAEMGLAIEAGMTAEDIALTIHAHPTLGEITMEAAEVLLGNPIHIVAKR
- a CDS encoding SDR family NAD(P)-dependent oxidoreductase encodes the protein MELGLKGKVAIITGSSKGIGYYTAMQLVKEGARVVLCARGEKQLQVAAGCIKNETGEEVLIIPTDITKEKDCKELIERTIAHYGQIDILINNAGTASANPFEAVSSELWQADLDLKVFGAIHCSKYAAPYMRKAGGGAIVNVTAVMAKTPPASSLPTTVSRAAGLALTKAMSKDLGKDNIRVNSVCIGLIRSDQIEKKWKREEPNLSWEDYSRKVGQAIPLGRVGDTQEAANVITFLVSDAASYVTGTAVNIDGGSAHAL
- a CDS encoding dihydrolipoamide acetyltransferase family protein; protein product: MAFEFRLPDIGEGIHEGEIVKWFVKAGDTVKEDDILCEVQNDKAVVEIPSPVEGTVEEVLVGEGTVAVVGDVLIRLDAPGYEDLKLKGDDHAAAKTEAQVQATAESGQNVEKAPAKEEEALEKAAPASEKVETVVDETKRVIAMPSVRKFARDNDVNIREVQGTGKNGRILKEDIENFLKGGGTVEAEAAAVEADEVAVQQHTAAPVVLEGEFPETREKMSGIRKAIAKAMVHSKQTAPHVTLMDEVDVTALVAHRKKFKDIAAEKGVKLTYLPYVVKALISTLREFPEFNRSLDDATQEIIQKHYYNIGIAADTEKGLLVPVIKHADRKSVFAVSNEINELATKAREGKLAPHEMKGASMSITNIGSAGGQWFTPVINHPEVAILGIGRISEKPVIKNGEIVAAPVLALSLSFDHRMIDGATAQNALNHLKRLLSEPELLLMEA
- a CDS encoding alpha-ketoacid dehydrogenase subunit beta, which gives rise to MAQMTMIQAITDALRTELKNDENVLVFGEDVGVNGGVFRATEGLQKEFGVDRVFDTPLAESGIGGLAIGLSLQGFRPVPEIQFFGFVYEVMDSINGQLARMSYRSGGVYNAPVTIRSPFGGGVHTPEMHSDSLESLMTAQPGLTVVVPSTPYDAKGLLISSIRNDNPVIFLEHLKLYRSFREEVPEEAYEIPLGKADVKREGKDLTIVAYGLMVHESLKAAEELEKEGHSVEVIDLRTIQPIDVETIIASVEKTGRAIVVQEAQKQAGIAANVVAEITERAILSLEAPVLRVAAPDTVYPFPQAEGVWLPNYKDVMETAKKVLTF
- the pdhA gene encoding pyruvate dehydrogenase (acetyl-transferring) E1 component subunit alpha, translating into MSKKNNNIFDAKQTLTEIEDKFEMFQILNEEGEIINKEADPKLSDEELVELMTRMVYTRILDQRSISLNRQGRLGFYAPTAGQEASQLASHFALEQEDWILPGYRDVPQIVWHGLPLEKAFLFSRGHFIGNQIPEGVNVLPPQIIIGAQYIQAAGVALGIQKRGKKAVAVTYTGDGGSSQGDFYEGINFAGAFKSPAIFIVQNNQYAISTPRELQTAAKTIAQKGVAAGLPSILVDGMDALAVYVATRDARERAVNGEGPTLIETLCYRYGPHTMAGDDPTRYRTADTDNEWAQKDPLVRFRKYLEAKGLWDEKKEEVVIERAKEEIKEAIKKADAAPKQKVTELMENMYKGEMPSNLKEQYEIYKEKESK
- the phnX gene encoding phosphonoacetaldehyde hydrolase — encoded protein: MKIDTVIFDWAGTTVDFGCFAPVNVFLTVFEAAGVTVTLEEARQPMGMLKIDHIRTMLEIPRISEEWQRVHGRSFTEDDVQALYKQFESKLMESLATYTDPIPYVIETVQQLREAGIRIGSTTGYTDSMMEVVTKHAAAKGYQPDFLVTPTQVGDKGRPYPYMIFKNMEALGSATTKQVVKVGDTTSDIKEALHAGVWAVGVIVGSSEMGLSQGEFYALSAGEQQQIIEKTKRIFEEAGAHYTIETMQELPTLMDRMAGLTDRAFE
- a CDS encoding 2-aminoethylphosphonate--pyruvate transaminase, with amino-acid sequence MSNYKLLTPGPLTTTVTVKQEMLEDRCTWDDDYKNITQHIRQQLLALAHVDEADYTTVLMQGSGSFVVESVLTTAISDEDKILILTNGAYGERIVEMAQALKLQHIVYSVPYNKQPSALEVQAFLEKDASITHVAVVHCETTTGILNPIKEIGEVVHSFHKTFIVDAMSSFGGVPMNIADLHIDFCISSANKCIQGVPGFGFVIAKIEALQQCKGHARSVALDLYSQWEVMQKDGKWRFTSPTHVVVAFAKAMEELREEGGIEARFKRYAHNNALLRSRLAALGFTPYISEALQSPIITTFLFPDKTFSFEHFYQEMKKAGFVIYPGKLTDVDTFRIGNIGDVHEEDMLALCEVVENYMAVKK
- the def gene encoding peptide deformylase, with product MILMDDIVREGHPTLRMKTEEVKFPLTDEIKQLAKDMLQYLINSQDPEMAEKYNLRNGIGLAANQVNSLHRMFALHLQDENGEQLSFVAINPKIVSHSVESTYLTAGEGCLSVDRNVPGYVPRHARITVKFKTIDGEEKKMRLKGLPAIAFQHELDHLNGIMFYDRINEKNPFVEIPNSIPYERD